A region from the Dehalobacter sp. genome encodes:
- a CDS encoding metal-dependent hydrolase: AEVKPPDFKTLDAILVTHGHDDHLGDAVELARLTGAVLISNFELCRYAETFGVRVHSMHIGGKHVFPFGTVKLTQAVHGSGIEQADGTCLYGGLACGFLLQLEGKQLYHAGDTGLFGDMKLIGSLTEIDLAMLPIGDNFVMGPEDAAEAAQMLQAKVVVPMHYNTFEEEQQDAKAFLALLSRKAPESKGMILEPGQYMKL; encoded by the coding sequence AAGCAGAGGTCAAACCGCCTGATTTTAAAACGCTTGATGCAATTTTAGTCACCCATGGTCATGACGATCATTTGGGAGATGCGGTCGAACTGGCCAGGCTGACCGGGGCAGTCCTGATCTCCAATTTTGAATTATGCCGGTATGCGGAGACCTTTGGGGTGAGGGTTCATTCCATGCATATCGGGGGTAAGCACGTCTTTCCGTTTGGAACTGTAAAGCTGACTCAGGCCGTTCATGGTTCCGGGATCGAGCAGGCTGACGGAACCTGTCTGTATGGTGGTTTGGCCTGCGGTTTTCTGCTTCAGCTCGAGGGCAAGCAGCTTTACCATGCCGGGGATACCGGTTTGTTCGGGGATATGAAGCTTATTGGCAGCCTGACGGAAATCGATCTGGCTATGCTGCCGATCGGGGATAATTTTGTGATGGGGCCGGAAGATGCGGCCGAAGCAGCTCAGATGCTCCAGGCCAAAGTCGTGGTTCCGATGCATTACAATACATTTGAGGAAGAACAGCAGGATGCCAAGGCCTTTCTCGCGCTGCTAAGCAGAAAAGCACCGGAGAGCAAGGGAATGATTCTTGAGCCGGGACAGTATATGAAGTTGTAG